Proteins encoded within one genomic window of Bradyrhizobium sp. 186:
- the mce gene encoding methylmalonyl-CoA epimerase: MLGRLNHVAIATKDAVKAAKIYGAAFGAQISEAVALPEHGVTTVFATLPNTKIEFIEPLGEGSPIGKFLERNADGGIHHVCYEVVDIIASRDTLVKEGARVLGDGVPKIGAHGKPVLFLHPKDFSGALVEIEQA; the protein is encoded by the coding sequence ATGCTGGGCCGGCTCAACCATGTCGCGATCGCGACCAAGGACGCCGTCAAGGCTGCAAAAATCTACGGCGCGGCGTTCGGGGCGCAGATCTCCGAGGCCGTCGCGCTGCCCGAGCATGGCGTCACCACCGTGTTCGCGACGCTGCCCAACACCAAGATCGAGTTCATCGAGCCGCTCGGCGAGGGCTCGCCGATCGGCAAATTCCTCGAACGCAATGCCGATGGCGGCATCCACCATGTCTGCTACGAGGTCGTCGACATCATCGCCTCGCGCGACACGCTGGTGAAGGAGGGCGCGCGGGTGCTCGGCGACGGCGTGCCGAAGATCGGCGCGCACGGCAAGCCGGTGCTATTCCTGCACCCGAAGGACTTTTCCGGCGCGCTCGTCGAAATCGAGCAGGCATAA
- the mtnK gene encoding S-methyl-5-thioribose kinase, translating into MSEERGDYRILHEAALRDYLAGVPELAATLGGQPASWAITEVGDGNLNLVFIVKGTSGGVAVKQALPYVRLVGESWPLPLSRAHYEFLALSQQAQLAPGLVPALLHHNDALALTVMELLEPHIIMRKGMVAGAQYPRFVDDITTFMARTLFHTSDLALSAAEKKDGIAAFAGNHALCKITEDLIFTDPYRVAEQNRWTAPYLDALAASLREDMELHVAVSRLKLKFMASPEALIHGDLHTGSIMVTESETRVIDPEFAFYGPMGFDVGAVLANLLMAYFASSGHERSPGERRAFEGWVLGTVERVWNEFARKLLGLWRSNARGDAYPASLFAGEKGAAPLEAERQAYMQRLFADTVGFAAAKTIRRIFGLAHNIDFELIEDPRRRAVSEARAVRLARAMMVETGSFPGIADVTGAARKLRDWQPDFVTG; encoded by the coding sequence ATGAGCGAGGAGCGGGGAGACTACCGGATTCTGCATGAGGCGGCCCTGCGGGATTATCTCGCGGGCGTTCCGGAACTGGCGGCAACGCTCGGCGGCCAGCCGGCGTCCTGGGCGATCACCGAGGTCGGCGACGGCAATCTCAATCTCGTCTTCATCGTCAAGGGCACAAGCGGCGGCGTCGCCGTGAAGCAGGCGCTGCCCTATGTCCGTCTGGTCGGTGAAAGCTGGCCGCTGCCGCTCTCGCGCGCCCATTACGAATTTTTGGCCTTGTCCCAGCAGGCCCAGCTCGCGCCCGGCCTCGTACCGGCGCTGCTGCATCACAACGATGCGCTGGCGTTGACGGTGATGGAGCTGCTCGAGCCCCACATCATCATGCGCAAGGGGATGGTCGCCGGGGCGCAATATCCGCGTTTCGTTGACGACATCACCACCTTCATGGCGCGGACGCTGTTCCACACCTCCGATCTTGCCCTCTCCGCCGCCGAGAAGAAGGACGGCATTGCCGCCTTCGCCGGCAACCACGCACTCTGCAAGATCACCGAGGACCTCATTTTCACCGATCCCTATCGCGTGGCCGAGCAGAACCGCTGGACCGCGCCTTACCTCGACGCTCTCGCTGCGAGCCTGCGCGAGGACATGGAGCTGCATGTCGCCGTCTCCCGGCTGAAGCTGAAGTTCATGGCCAGCCCGGAGGCGCTGATCCACGGCGACCTCCACACCGGATCGATCATGGTGACGGAGAGCGAGACGCGGGTGATTGATCCCGAATTCGCGTTCTATGGCCCGATGGGCTTTGATGTTGGCGCGGTGCTGGCCAATCTCCTGATGGCCTATTTCGCATCAAGCGGCCACGAGCGCTCGCCGGGCGAACGGCGCGCATTCGAGGGCTGGGTGCTGGGGACGGTCGAGAGGGTCTGGAATGAGTTCGCACGAAAACTCCTCGGCCTGTGGCGGAGCAATGCCAGGGGCGATGCGTACCCGGCCTCGCTCTTCGCCGGCGAGAAGGGTGCCGCGCCGCTGGAGGCGGAGCGGCAGGCCTACATGCAGCGGCTGTTCGCCGACACGGTCGGCTTCGCCGCGGCAAAGACCATCCGCCGCATCTTCGGCCTCGCCCACAACATCGATTTCGAGCTGATCGAGGATCCGCGGAGGCGGGCGGTCAGCGAGGCGCGTGCGGTGCGGCTGGCAAGGGCGATGATGGTGGAGACGGGGTCGTTTCCGGGTATCGCTGATGTCACCGGCGCCGCACGAAAACTGCGCGACTGGCAACCGGATTTCGTAACCGGCTAG
- a CDS encoding DUF1467 family protein yields the protein MAIQISTALAIYFVIWWIALFLTLPFGVRSQHEDGVGAPGTDPGAPIMTRMGRKLIWTTIISAIIYGLGMVAYQAGYLSVERLSKLMGMPF from the coding sequence ATGGCCATCCAGATATCAACCGCGCTCGCGATCTACTTCGTCATCTGGTGGATCGCGCTGTTCTTGACGCTGCCGTTCGGCGTACGAAGCCAGCATGAGGATGGCGTAGGAGCACCCGGCACCGATCCTGGCGCGCCGATCATGACCCGGATGGGACGCAAGCTGATCTGGACCACGATCATCTCGGCGATCATCTATGGCCTCGGCATGGTGGCCTACCAGGCCGGATATCTGTCGGTTGAACGCTTGTCGAAATTGATGGGAATGCCGTTCTAG